In a single window of the Candidatus Binataceae bacterium genome:
- a CDS encoding right-handed parallel beta-helix repeat-containing protein, protein MAAAPSGQLITVQAGTYKEMVTINKPLDLEGSVDSAGRVDLSAPSIIDASGLSHGVYIVGVTTGAVEVEGFEVENANREGILAENSTQVTIRRNFVEDSDQSLDTSLFQQGQCPTTTPPTICCKGAFPFDQDDCGEAIHLRGVEYSSVLGNHVVGNHGGILLTDETGPTAYNVVAHNISEHNTIDCGITLPSHPLCGAGSNDTAGCIGGPEIGKPANGVFSNIVTANLSQDNGAAGVGDFAPTPGTASYSNTITGNILLDNGQGGVVLHSHAAGQDLNNVVITDNIISNNGADPGVTTAPVGIVVFANGTASPPATALSGINIAHNTINEDGIDVFVGTGLATNVTLSLNNLLGTNDVLGVDNAGTGNVAAMANYWGCSEGPGADPACTSIMGNVFIQPPLVNPVTIPDPTPGIPQSTSGS, encoded by the coding sequence TACGGTGCAAGCCGGGACCTACAAAGAAATGGTGACCATCAACAAGCCCTTGGATCTTGAGGGAAGCGTTGATTCGGCGGGGCGAGTGGATCTCAGCGCGCCGAGCATCATAGATGCCAGCGGTCTGTCGCACGGCGTCTATATAGTCGGAGTGACCACTGGAGCGGTCGAGGTCGAAGGATTCGAGGTTGAGAACGCCAATCGAGAGGGTATCCTGGCGGAGAACTCCACCCAGGTAACGATCAGGAGAAACTTCGTCGAGGACAGCGATCAGTCGCTTGATACGTCGCTGTTTCAACAGGGGCAATGCCCCACCACAACCCCACCCACGATCTGCTGCAAAGGGGCGTTTCCGTTCGATCAGGACGACTGCGGGGAGGCGATCCATCTGCGCGGGGTGGAGTACTCCAGCGTGCTTGGCAACCACGTGGTGGGCAACCATGGTGGGATCCTGCTGACCGATGAAACGGGGCCGACCGCCTATAATGTAGTTGCCCATAACATTTCGGAACATAACACCATCGATTGCGGTATCACGCTTCCCTCGCATCCGCTGTGCGGGGCCGGCTCGAATGATACCGCGGGTTGCATCGGTGGGCCGGAGATCGGCAAGCCTGCCAACGGGGTCTTTTCCAATATCGTTACCGCCAATCTCTCGCAGGACAATGGCGCGGCCGGGGTAGGCGACTTCGCGCCTACACCGGGAACCGCTTCGTATTCCAACACCATCACCGGCAACATTCTTCTGGATAACGGGCAGGGCGGAGTTGTTTTACACAGCCACGCGGCCGGCCAGGATCTCAATAACGTGGTCATCACCGACAACATCATTTCCAACAACGGAGCTGATCCCGGCGTAACCACGGCGCCCGTGGGGATTGTGGTGTTTGCCAACGGCACCGCGAGCCCCCCGGCGACAGCGCTGAGCGGAATTAACATCGCGCATAACACGATCAACGAGGATGGCATCGATGTATTTGTGGGCACCGGCCTGGCGACCAACGTGACGCTGTCGCTCAACAACCTGCTGGGAACCAACGATGTCCTGGGTGTGGACAATGCTGGAACTGGGAACGTTGCGGCGATGGCCAACTACTGGGGTTGCTCGGAGGGACCTGGAGCCGACCCCGCCTGCACCTCAATCATGGGCAACGTCTTCATCCAGCCGCCCTTGGTCAATCCCGTGACTATTCCCGATCCAACCCCGGGAATACCGCAGTCCACATCCGGCAGCTAA
- a CDS encoding c-type cytochrome: protein MLIAGLVMWASPLWAQSARSQQIAHGRYLVENVAMCGECHSPKVNHRLDHAHWLQGAKLDFHSGNVPGVAGYAPAIAGLPAGWNTEQTALFLETGKTPSGVPPRAPMPPYRMQPRDAQAVAAYLASLPH from the coding sequence TTGCTGATCGCAGGTCTGGTAATGTGGGCGAGTCCACTTTGGGCTCAAAGCGCTCGGTCCCAACAAATCGCTCACGGCCGATATCTGGTTGAAAACGTGGCTATGTGCGGCGAATGCCATTCCCCCAAAGTCAACCATCGGCTCGATCATGCGCATTGGTTGCAGGGGGCCAAGTTAGATTTCCATTCCGGCAATGTCCCGGGGGTCGCCGGCTACGCACCTGCGATCGCGGGCCTGCCAGCGGGTTGGAACACCGAACAAACCGCGCTCTTCCTGGAAACCGGAAAAACGCCCAGCGGTGTGCCGCCACGCGCACCCATGCCTCCCTACAGGATGCAGCCTCGTGACGCACAGGCAGTGGCCGCCTATCTCGCCTCACTCCCCCACTAA
- a CDS encoding tyrosine-type recombinase/integrase, whose protein sequence is MAGVHAQNGRLLLTFQFTHAGRRFRCREFLHLDDCRDNRRLAARLSAELERDLAAGRFDYAARFPLSRNLVRLGLQPHVPPALPSLAAYAFQWLAAQRAHLRPSTFYDYTLIVRKHLAPPPLGARLLDQVTHLELENWLLGLKQAGLGPRRINMALARVRSIFRLAEEQRLIPRSPARHIRALREPRAAVDPFNRRECVDLIGAASSPCEQALLATLLGTGLRPSEALALRWSDLDLKRSLLCVRGSRSRYGVGMTKTAASEREVDLGPLLVYQLRRYAALPRRAPWLFVGARGKPLDWTNFRTRRWPALLAAAGVRPRPPYQCRHTYATTLLATGANPQYVAHQLGHSSLAMVIRHYARWTHKPESAGALTQAGL, encoded by the coding sequence ATGGCAGGAGTGCACGCGCAAAACGGCCGCTTGCTGCTTACCTTCCAATTTACCCACGCCGGCCGGCGCTTTCGCTGCCGTGAGTTCCTTCACCTCGACGATTGCCGCGACAATCGCCGCTTGGCGGCACGCCTGAGCGCCGAGCTGGAGCGCGACCTGGCCGCCGGCCGCTTTGATTATGCCGCTCGCTTTCCCCTAAGCCGCAACCTGGTTCGCCTCGGCCTGCAACCCCACGTGCCGCCCGCGCTGCCGTCGCTGGCGGCGTATGCCTTTCAGTGGCTCGCCGCCCAACGCGCCCATTTAAGGCCGTCCACCTTTTATGACTACACCCTCATTGTCCGCAAGCACCTCGCCCCACCGCCCTTAGGCGCGCGTCTGCTCGACCAGGTTACCCACCTGGAGTTGGAGAATTGGCTGCTCGGGCTGAAGCAGGCTGGCTTGGGCCCACGCCGCATCAACATGGCGCTGGCCCGCGTGCGCTCCATCTTTCGCCTGGCCGAGGAGCAGAGACTTATTCCGCGCAGTCCGGCGCGCCATATCCGGGCCCTGCGCGAACCCCGCGCCGCCGTCGATCCCTTCAACCGTCGCGAATGCGTGGACCTCATCGGGGCGGCTAGCTCACCTTGTGAGCAGGCCTTGCTCGCCACCCTCTTAGGAACTGGGCTGCGCCCCAGTGAGGCTCTGGCCTTGCGTTGGAGCGACCTCGACCTCAAACGCTCCCTGCTATGCGTGCGCGGCTCGCGGAGCCGCTATGGGGTGGGGATGACCAAGACCGCTGCCTCCGAGCGCGAGGTCGATTTGGGTCCTCTCCTGGTTTATCAATTGCGTCGCTATGCCGCCCTCCCTCGACGTGCCCCGTGGCTGTTCGTCGGTGCTCGCGGCAAGCCACTGGATTGGACTAATTTTCGCACCCGGCGCTGGCCCGCCCTGCTGGCCGCTGCCGGGGTGCGGCCGCGCCCCCCTTATCAATGCCGACACACCTATGCCACCACCTTGCTGGCCACCGGAGCCAATCCGCAGTACGTGGCACATCAGTTGGGCCATTCCAGCCTCGCGATGGTCATTCGCCATTACGCGCGCTGGACCCATAAGCCAGAGTCCGCGGGCGCCCTGACCCAAGCCGGGCTATGA
- a CDS encoding helix-turn-helix domain-containing protein: MSELEMITVPQAAQRLHVAPNTIYNWITEGRLTYADGLLRVGGRTLFHWPTLRTRALSGLLDPARAVRREGLARV; this comes from the coding sequence ATGTCTGAGCTTGAGATGATTACGGTCCCGCAAGCGGCGCAGCGCCTGCACGTCGCGCCCAACACGATCTATAATTGGATTACAGAGGGGCGCCTGACCTACGCCGACGGCTTGCTGAGGGTCGGCGGGCGCACCCTCTTCCATTGGCCCACTCTGCGCACCCGGGCTTTGAGTGGCCTGCTCGATCCGGCCCGCGCCGTGCGGCGCGAGGGGCTGGCCCGGGTCTGA
- a CDS encoding peroxiredoxin, which produces MLSVGDKLPDFRLPAVVSLEEGQEFREVSHTSYAGKWLVLFAWPMDFTFVCPTEIAEFSQREADFRAAGAQVLGMSTDTHYVHLAWRRSHPDLRNLRYPMLADFRRELSQALQIIHPVEGVAMRATFIVDSNCMIRFASANDLAVGRNIGEVLRVLQALKTGELTPCGWRPGEATLGAA; this is translated from the coding sequence ATGCTTAGCGTGGGAGACAAGCTTCCCGACTTTCGGCTGCCTGCCGTGGTCAGCTTGGAGGAAGGGCAGGAATTTCGCGAAGTGAGCCACACCAGCTATGCCGGGAAATGGTTGGTACTGTTCGCCTGGCCGATGGATTTCACATTCGTTTGCCCGACTGAGATTGCCGAGTTCTCGCAGCGTGAAGCCGATTTTCGCGCGGCCGGCGCGCAGGTGTTGGGAATGAGCACCGACACCCATTACGTGCATCTGGCTTGGCGCCGCAGCCATCCCGACCTGCGCAATCTGCGTTATCCGATGCTGGCCGACTTTCGGCGGGAATTGAGCCAAGCTTTGCAAATCATCCACCCGGTCGAGGGGGTCGCGATGCGCGCTACCTTTATTGTCGACTCCAACTGCATGATCCGTTTCGCCAGCGCTAACGATCTAGCCGTAGGCCGCAATATCGGCGAGGTGCTCAGAGTATTGCAGGCCCTTAAGACCGGAGAGCTGACCCCCTGCGGATGGCGTCCGGGTGAAGCCACACTGGGCGCGGCCTAA
- a CDS encoding multiheme c-type cytochrome has protein sequence MACNATPGVTRLSTLRAKAPDDTKTVFLRSVVCQDCHPAEYREWRTSMHAYAQHSPVFLAFTATVLTNSGGTLGTFCVRCHTPVGISAGESAIMPNDKRSEAALDSVGCISCHATNQPNQDASSVFHVPVAGDPEPTIYGPYYGSDELNAPAGLRLIKSPHRSRHADYITQARLCGNCHDVFSPDGFRIEEAFSEWRNGPYARAGITCQNCHMGPIPGRPFRQDQLTKDYIVDTTLFPDAPKRYRSSHRFTGPDYSLLTAFGQSDLGLDNKAFAALGAQLEAQRETLLRNAARMVVRHPEAVLSGSWVKIEVAVTNTGAGHNLPTGFAAERQIWLEVVVRDGAGHQLYASGTLDRFKDLRDEDSAEVAGGLVPLDSALFNLQASFISAGFRGTQVENLSTVNRFIDPTPFVIPAPMPALITGFPTGGRIFKRGIPPLATRTADYRVRVSLDTQGPLLLSVRLRYRNLPPHLLRDLGIPQLRPKLRIADIQDYQAAIPVRQRAELDASKPHPVLLATSIHPEAAPNSSGAN, from the coding sequence GTGGCTTGCAACGCGACCCCCGGCGTCACCCGCCTGTCCACACTGCGGGCCAAGGCTCCTGACGATACCAAGACAGTATTTTTACGTTCCGTAGTTTGCCAGGACTGCCATCCCGCCGAATACCGTGAATGGCGTACCTCGATGCATGCCTATGCTCAGCACAGCCCGGTGTTTTTGGCATTTACCGCTACGGTACTGACTAACAGCGGCGGTACTTTGGGCACGTTTTGTGTACGTTGCCACACTCCGGTGGGAATTTCCGCCGGCGAGAGCGCGATCATGCCCAACGATAAGCGCAGCGAGGCGGCCTTGGACAGCGTCGGTTGCATCTCGTGCCACGCCACCAACCAGCCCAACCAGGACGCTTCGTCGGTATTCCATGTTCCAGTGGCCGGAGACCCCGAGCCAACGATTTATGGTCCCTACTATGGCAGCGACGAACTCAATGCACCCGCCGGGCTGCGCCTGATCAAGTCGCCCCATCGGTCGCGCCACGCCGACTACATCACACAGGCGCGCCTGTGCGGCAATTGTCATGATGTTTTTTCGCCCGACGGCTTCCGCATCGAGGAAGCCTTCAGCGAATGGCGTAATGGGCCTTACGCGCGAGCTGGAATCACCTGCCAAAACTGCCACATGGGTCCAATTCCCGGGCGACCCTTCAGACAGGATCAACTGACCAAGGATTACATAGTCGATACTACCTTGTTCCCTGACGCTCCCAAGCGCTATCGCTCAAGCCATCGTTTCACCGGGCCTGATTACTCGCTTTTAACTGCCTTCGGGCAGTCTGACTTGGGCCTAGATAACAAGGCGTTCGCGGCCTTGGGCGCGCAGTTGGAAGCACAGCGTGAGACTTTGCTGCGAAATGCCGCGCGCATGGTAGTCCGTCATCCCGAGGCAGTACTGAGCGGTAGCTGGGTAAAAATCGAGGTAGCGGTGACCAATACCGGCGCCGGCCATAATCTACCCACCGGCTTCGCGGCCGAGCGGCAGATCTGGCTGGAGGTAGTTGTGCGCGACGGCGCCGGCCATCAGCTCTATGCCTCGGGCACGCTAGATCGTTTCAAGGATCTGCGCGACGAAGATAGCGCGGAAGTGGCGGGAGGGCTGGTACCGCTGGATTCTGCGCTGTTCAATCTGCAAGCCAGTTTCATCTCGGCCGGCTTTCGCGGCACGCAGGTGGAGAATCTCAGTACGGTCAATCGCTTCATCGATCCGACACCGTTTGTGATCCCTGCGCCGATGCCTGCTTTGATTACTGGTTTTCCCACTGGTGGACGCATTTTTAAACGTGGAATTCCACCTTTGGCCACGCGCACCGCTGATTATCGGGTGCGCGTGTCTCTGGATACCCAAGGCCCGTTGCTGCTGAGCGTGCGCTTGCGCTACCGCAACCTGCCACCCCATTTGTTGCGCGACCTAGGGATCCCGCAGTTACGACCCAAACTGCGTATTGCCGACATTCAAGACTATCAAGCGGCGATTCCCGTCAGGCAACGCGCGGAGCTGGACGCGAGCAAGCCCCATCCCGTCTTGCTTGCGACTTCCATCCATCCTGAGGCAGCGCCTAACTCTTCGGGCGCTAACTGA
- a CDS encoding cytochrome c, whose product MPRLKLTAILCAAAVAISAPGWAASLSDGTKVAARRCAQCHGPIGMGDGKELRNLNVHVTPVPWPDKQRMAKFTDAQLNQIILLGGKAVGKSRLMPPFGHKLSNAQIADVVAYIRSLAQ is encoded by the coding sequence GTGCCGCGCCTCAAGCTTACCGCGATCCTCTGTGCCGCCGCCGTAGCGATCAGCGCGCCGGGATGGGCCGCCAGCCTATCCGACGGCACCAAAGTGGCGGCCCGCCGCTGCGCCCAATGCCACGGACCCATCGGCATGGGCGACGGTAAGGAGCTGCGCAATCTCAACGTACATGTCACCCCGGTGCCATGGCCGGACAAGCAGAGGATGGCGAAATTCACCGACGCTCAACTCAACCAAATCATCCTGTTGGGCGGCAAGGCGGTGGGAAAGTCGCGCCTGATGCCGCCCTTCGGCCACAAACTTTCCAACGCCCAGATAGCGGATGTGGTCGCCTACATCCGCTCACTGGCTCAATAG
- the rpsI gene encoding 30S ribosomal protein S9, with protein sequence MADKRNVTQATGKRKTAVARIRLLPGGGTITVNRRSFEDYFPRDTSRMRILEPLQVTETMAQYDVLAEVHGGGISAQADAVRLGISRALVEIEETMRATLRKNGLLTRDPRAVERKKYGRHKARKRPQYSKR encoded by the coding sequence ATGGCTGATAAACGAAACGTCACCCAGGCCACCGGCAAGCGTAAGACTGCCGTGGCGCGGATCCGGCTGCTGCCCGGCGGCGGCACGATCACGGTCAATCGGCGCTCCTTCGAAGATTACTTCCCGCGCGATACCTCGCGCATGCGCATCCTGGAGCCGTTGCAGGTGACCGAGACGATGGCCCAGTACGATGTGCTGGCCGAGGTCCATGGCGGTGGTATCTCGGCCCAGGCCGACGCGGTACGGCTGGGAATCTCGCGCGCGCTGGTGGAGATTGAGGAAACGATGCGCGCGACGCTGCGCAAAAACGGTCTGCTGACCCGCGATCCGCGTGCGGTTGAACGCAAGAAGTACGGCCGTCACAAGGCGCGCAAGCGGCCCCAGTACTCCAAGCGCTAG
- the rplM gene encoding 50S ribosomal protein L13, with product MSVSHERALAARQWVVIDAADAALGRVASRAASILRGKHRPDFTPNQDAGDFVVIINAAKVMLTGTKGTDKIYYRHTGYPGGIRATSAGKLLETRPEHLIETAVRGMLPKNRLGRRLFTKLKIYRGAEHPHLAQQPRTVALKNL from the coding sequence ATGAGCGTATCTCACGAGCGCGCGCTTGCGGCCCGCCAATGGGTCGTGATTGACGCGGCCGACGCGGCGTTAGGGCGGGTAGCCTCGCGCGCCGCCAGCATCTTGCGCGGCAAGCATCGGCCGGACTTCACTCCCAACCAGGATGCCGGCGATTTCGTGGTCATCATCAACGCCGCCAAGGTGATGCTGACTGGAACCAAGGGTACCGACAAGATCTATTACCGCCATACCGGCTATCCCGGCGGCATACGCGCTACCAGCGCGGGCAAGTTGCTGGAGACTCGGCCCGAGCATCTAATCGAGACCGCGGTGCGTGGGATGCTGCCCAAAAATCGGCTGGGCCGGCGGCTTTTTACCAAGCTCAAGATTTATCGCGGCGCCGAGCATCCGCACCTGGCGCAACAGCCGCGGACGGTGGCGCTCAAGAATTTGTGA
- a CDS encoding GNAT family N-acetyltransferase, protein MALRWRVPLTVQPLSSEHERASFSCGEPNLDHYFRHQARQDEKRNIARVFVATEGGLGVVGFYTLSTCAIHPGQLPREIARKLPRYDAIPAALIGRLARDMRARGRGVGELLLADAIKRVLAADRSTAIWAIVVDAKNQGAADFYSNRGFVPFPSRPSRLFLPTATARKAVSVAG, encoded by the coding sequence TTGGCGCTGCGTTGGCGAGTGCCGCTCACGGTACAACCTCTCTCCAGCGAACATGAGCGGGCAAGCTTTTCTTGCGGCGAACCTAACCTCGACCATTACTTTCGTCATCAGGCTAGACAAGACGAAAAGCGCAACATCGCACGCGTCTTCGTCGCGACCGAGGGCGGCCTCGGCGTCGTCGGGTTCTACACCCTGAGTACCTGCGCCATCCATCCTGGCCAGTTGCCCAGGGAGATCGCCCGGAAGCTTCCGCGCTACGACGCAATTCCCGCCGCGCTAATCGGACGCCTGGCGCGAGACATGCGGGCCCGCGGGCGGGGCGTCGGGGAATTGCTGTTGGCGGACGCCATCAAGCGGGTGCTAGCGGCCGATCGTTCGACGGCCATATGGGCAATCGTGGTCGATGCAAAGAACCAAGGCGCTGCCGACTTCTACAGTAACCGCGGCTTCGTTCCCTTTCCGTCGCGCCCGAGTCGGCTGTTCCTTCCCACCGCAACCGCGCGCAAGGCAGTCTCGGTCGCGGGATAA
- a CDS encoding DUF1778 domain-containing protein, giving the protein MKRATSAIPRAETKSERLELRVTPSAKRLIQQAAAVSGLSAADLAYEGARRILSEHEHMELSEADRKIFLEALLSPPKPSARLVSALKRHTIEVE; this is encoded by the coding sequence ATGAAGCGAGCAACCTCGGCGATCCCACGAGCCGAGACGAAGTCAGAACGCTTAGAGCTTAGAGTGACCCCCTCCGCAAAAAGATTGATCCAGCAGGCCGCCGCGGTCAGCGGCCTCTCGGCAGCTGACCTTGCCTACGAAGGCGCTCGCCGGATTCTAAGCGAACATGAACATATGGAGCTGAGCGAGGCGGACCGTAAGATTTTCCTTGAAGCCCTCCTCAGTCCACCGAAACCTTCTGCTCGGCTGGTCAGCGCTCTCAAGCGCCATACCATCGAAGTGGAATGA
- a CDS encoding aldo/keto reductase: protein MSAKVETHPLGTTEMNVSRLGLGTSELGYGHLPLAQARALFNGALDAGLNLIDTGECYGSAEELIGQALSKRRHQYYLMSKCGHMDGVWPGNWEPSSIAASIERSLRRLRTDVIDVLFLHSCEESVLRQGDAIAALEKARGQGKIRYLGYSGDGAAARYAVECGAFAVLEISVSIADQEALELVLPLARARGIGVVAKRPIANAAWLTEQPANNYVRPYWERLRQLNYPFLHRPEAVATALRFTLSTPGIDTAIVGTTKPQRWRSNLELLSQGALPADVYQAIRERWQQVAQPDWVGQR, encoded by the coding sequence ATGAGCGCCAAGGTCGAGACGCATCCGCTGGGCACGACCGAGATGAATGTAAGTCGGCTGGGATTGGGAACTTCGGAGCTGGGCTACGGCCACCTGCCGCTGGCCCAGGCGCGCGCGCTGTTCAACGGTGCCCTGGACGCGGGGCTGAACCTGATCGACACAGGCGAATGCTACGGATCGGCCGAGGAGTTGATCGGCCAGGCCCTCAGCAAGCGCCGGCACCAGTACTACCTGATGAGCAAGTGCGGCCATATGGACGGAGTATGGCCGGGCAACTGGGAACCGTCCTCGATCGCCGCCAGTATCGAGCGCAGCCTGCGGCGGCTGCGCACCGACGTAATCGACGTGCTGTTTTTACATAGCTGCGAAGAGTCGGTGTTACGCCAGGGCGACGCCATCGCGGCGCTGGAAAAGGCGCGCGGCCAGGGCAAGATTCGCTATTTGGGCTACAGCGGAGACGGCGCCGCGGCGCGCTACGCGGTGGAATGCGGCGCGTTCGCGGTGCTGGAGATTTCGGTCAGTATCGCCGACCAGGAAGCGCTGGAACTGGTGCTGCCGCTGGCCCGCGCGCGTGGTATCGGGGTGGTGGCCAAGCGGCCGATCGCCAATGCCGCCTGGCTGACCGAGCAACCCGCCAACAACTATGTGCGCCCGTACTGGGAGCGCCTGCGCCAGTTGAATTATCCTTTCTTGCATCGGCCTGAGGCGGTAGCCACGGCACTGCGCTTTACTCTGAGCACGCCCGGGATTGATACCGCCATCGTCGGCACCACCAAGCCGCAACGCTGGCGCAGCAATCTGGAGCTGCTCAGCCAAGGCGCGTTGCCCGCCGACGTCTATCAGGCAATCCGGGAGCGCTGGCAGCAGGTTGCGCAGCCCGATTGGGTAGGCCAGCGCTAA
- the icd gene encoding NADP-dependent isocitrate dehydrogenase, with amino-acid sequence MAYQTFQVPNEGEKIRLRADHTLDVPDQPILPYIEGDGTGPDIWRASQYVFDEGCRKIYGGKRKIAWMEVLAGEKSFTRFKTWLPDETVEAFREYLIGIKGPLTTPIGGGFRSLNVALRQLLDLYVCLRPVRHFRGVPSPLLHPEKTDMVIFRENTEDIYAGIEWPAQSAEARKIIKFLQDEMAVKEIRFPATSAIGIKPVSREGSERLIRAALDYAIAHKRKSVTLVHKGNIMKYTEGGFRDWGYELTRREYQGRAIGWDDCNGKPPPGQVLVKDVIADICLQQVLTRPDEFDVIATLNLNGDYLSDALAAQVGGIGIAPGANINYLTGHGVFEATHGTAPRYANQDKVNPGSVILSGVMMFEHMGWQELADGIVRGLERTIGNKTVTYDFERQMTGAKLLKCSEFGRAIVENM; translated from the coding sequence ATGGCATATCAGACGTTTCAGGTCCCCAACGAGGGGGAAAAGATTAGGCTGCGGGCCGACCACACCCTGGACGTTCCCGACCAGCCTATTCTGCCCTATATCGAAGGTGACGGCACCGGGCCCGATATCTGGCGCGCATCGCAATACGTGTTCGACGAGGGTTGCCGCAAGATCTACGGCGGCAAGCGCAAGATTGCCTGGATGGAAGTGCTGGCCGGAGAAAAATCCTTCACCCGCTTCAAGACCTGGCTGCCCGATGAAACCGTCGAGGCCTTCCGCGAATATCTAATCGGCATCAAGGGGCCGCTTACCACCCCGATCGGCGGCGGCTTCCGCTCGCTTAACGTAGCCTTGCGCCAGTTGCTCGACCTGTACGTGTGCCTGCGTCCGGTACGCCATTTCAGGGGCGTGCCCAGCCCGTTGCTCCATCCCGAGAAGACCGACATGGTAATTTTCCGGGAAAACACCGAAGACATCTACGCGGGAATCGAATGGCCGGCGCAGTCAGCCGAGGCCAGAAAGATCATCAAGTTCCTGCAGGACGAGATGGCGGTTAAGGAGATCCGCTTTCCTGCCACCTCGGCTATCGGAATCAAGCCGGTGTCGCGCGAGGGCTCGGAGCGGCTGATTCGCGCGGCGCTGGACTATGCGATCGCGCACAAGCGCAAGAGCGTGACCCTGGTGCACAAGGGCAACATCATGAAATACACCGAGGGCGGCTTTCGCGATTGGGGCTACGAGCTGACTCGGCGCGAGTACCAGGGGCGTGCCATCGGCTGGGACGATTGCAACGGCAAGCCGCCGCCCGGCCAGGTGCTGGTCAAGGACGTGATCGCCGACATCTGCCTGCAGCAGGTGCTGACTCGGCCCGACGAGTTCGACGTAATCGCGACCCTCAACCTCAACGGCGATTATCTCTCCGACGCGCTAGCGGCGCAGGTGGGCGGCATCGGCATCGCGCCCGGGGCCAATATCAACTATCTCACCGGCCACGGCGTGTTCGAGGCGACTCACGGCACCGCGCCCCGCTATGCCAATCAGGACAAGGTCAATCCCGGCTCGGTGATCCTGTCGGGCGTGATGATGTTCGAGCACATGGGTTGGCAGGAACTGGCCGACGGCATCGTGCGCGGTTTGGAGCGGACGATCGGCAACAAGACCGTTACCTACGACTTCGAGCGGCAGATGACTGGGGCCAAGTTGCTCAAATGCTCGGAGTTCGGCCGCGCCATCGTCGAGAACATGTGA